The following coding sequences lie in one Vibrio sp. BS-M-Sm-2 genomic window:
- the galU gene encoding UTP--glucose-1-phosphate uridylyltransferase GalU, producing MIKHCLFPAAGYGTRFLPATKSMPKEMMPIVNKPLIEYGVDEAIQAGMTSMAVVTGRGKSSLMDHFDKNYELEHQIQGTNKEHLLDDIRSLIDSAQFSFIRQREMKGLGHAILTGKELVGDNPFAVVLADDLCINDDKGVLAQMAALYRQFRCSIVAVEEVPESETHKYGVIAGEHLSDDLIRITDMVEKPEQGTAPSNLAIIGRYILTPDIFDILEETQPGKGGEIQITDALLEQAQKGCVIAYKFKGKRFDCGSVDGYIEATNYCYKNVYLKGNKAEIDQTATEKV from the coding sequence ATGATCAAACACTGCTTATTCCCTGCAGCGGGTTATGGCACGCGCTTTTTACCTGCAACCAAATCCATGCCAAAAGAAATGATGCCTATCGTTAACAAGCCGCTAATTGAATATGGCGTTGACGAGGCGATTCAAGCAGGCATGACCAGCATGGCCGTTGTTACTGGCCGTGGTAAAAGCTCATTAATGGATCACTTCGATAAAAACTACGAGCTTGAGCACCAAATTCAAGGCACTAATAAAGAACATTTGCTCGATGATATACGCTCTCTGATTGATTCGGCGCAGTTCTCTTTTATTCGCCAGCGTGAAATGAAAGGGCTAGGGCACGCCATTTTAACAGGCAAAGAACTTGTCGGTGACAACCCGTTTGCCGTGGTTCTAGCTGACGACCTTTGCATTAATGATGATAAAGGCGTGTTAGCACAAATGGCCGCACTTTATCGCCAGTTCCGCTGTTCTATTGTCGCGGTAGAAGAAGTACCAGAATCTGAAACGCATAAGTACGGCGTGATTGCCGGCGAGCACTTAAGTGACGACTTGATTCGTATTACCGATATGGTCGAGAAGCCAGAGCAAGGCACAGCACCAAGTAACCTCGCTATCATTGGGCGCTACATCTTAACCCCGGACATTTTCGATATTTTGGAAGAAACACAGCCGGGTAAAGGTGGCGAAATCCAAATTACGGATGCGCTGTTAGAACAAGCTCAAAAGGGTTGTGTGATTGCGTATAAGTTTAAAGGTAAGCGTTTTGACTGTGGAAGCGTCGATGGTTATATCGAAGCGACAAACTACTGTTATAAGAATGTTTACTTGAAAGGCAACAAAGCTGAAATAGATCAAACTGCAACTGAAAAGGTGTAG